From the genome of Deinococcus sp. JMULE3, one region includes:
- the queC gene encoding 7-cyano-7-deazaguanine synthase QueC, translated as MTEGKKRAVVLLSGGLDSSTVLGMATRDGYACTALSFRYGQRHTVELERAATVAAHFGAVHRVIDINIGSFGGSALTDESMVVPTDGTEDGVIPPTYVPGRNTVFIAVGLSLAEAIDAERVFLGINAVDYSGYPDCRPEYLAAYQTLADLATKAGLEGRGAVLTAPLAELTKADIVREALAVGVPIDVTWSCYQGGAEPCGVCDSCRIRDKALIEAGRPDLATTYAQAQL; from the coding sequence ATGACGGAAGGGAAGAAGCGCGCGGTGGTGCTGCTGTCGGGCGGATTGGATTCGAGCACGGTGCTGGGCATGGCGACCCGCGACGGGTACGCGTGCACGGCGCTGTCGTTCCGGTACGGGCAGCGGCACACGGTGGAACTGGAGCGGGCGGCGACGGTCGCGGCGCACTTCGGGGCCGTGCACCGGGTGATCGACATCAACATCGGGTCGTTCGGGGGGAGTGCGCTGACGGACGAGTCGATGGTGGTGCCGACGGACGGCACGGAAGATGGCGTGATTCCGCCGACGTACGTGCCGGGGCGGAACACGGTCTTTATTGCCGTGGGCCTGAGTCTCGCGGAAGCGATTGATGCGGAGCGGGTGTTCCTGGGGATCAACGCGGTGGATTACAGCGGGTACCCGGACTGCCGGCCGGAATACCTCGCGGCGTACCAGACGCTGGCAGACCTGGCGACGAAGGCGGGGCTGGAGGGTCGCGGGGCGGTGCTGACGGCGCCCCTGGCGGAGCTGACGAAGGCGGACATCGTGCGCGAGGCGCTGGCGGTGGGCGTGCCGATCGACGTGACGTGGAGCTGCTACCAGGGTGGGGCGGAGCCGTGCGGGGTGTGCGACTCGTGCCGCATCCGGGATAAGGCGCTGATCGAGGCGGGCCGCCCCGACCTCGCCACCACCTACGCCCAGGCGCAGCTGTAA
- the tkt gene encoding transketolase — MSSDIPQLSVNTIRTLSIDGVQAANSGHPGAPLGAAPMAYVVWQDYLRFNPVHPEWPGRDRFVLSAGHASMLIYSLLHLTGYDLSLDELKNFRQWGSKTPGHPEFFHTPGLDATTGPLGQGAAMTVGMAMAEAHLAARYNRPEFPIFDNHTYAILGDGDLQEGVNHEAAALAGHLRLNKLIWLHDDNQVQLDTATFKAESDDVAARYVAYGWNVLKVADGNDLDQIRAAVKEAQTSDRPTLIQVRTVIGFGSPRAGTSKAHGEPLGAEGVAETKAALGWDYPAFTVPDEVKAHMDARERGAKLEAEWNDLMDGYRAAHPELAAEVDAMLKRELPANLADALPSYEVGGKGVATRNASGEVINALAKVLPGLMGGSADLSGSTKTTIKDGGEMQSGSMAGRNVLFGVREFGMAAAANGLSLYGGLHPMVGTFLVFADYLKPAFRLSAIQMQPVTYVLTHDSIGLGEDGPTHQPIEQIAMLRAVPGAHVIRPADANETAAAWQMALEYDKGPTALALTRQDLPILPRNHAGVKKGAYVVRDADGAQVILIASGSEVSLALDSAEALAAEGIQARVVSMPCMEVFRTQDRSYRDSVLTPGVKRVAIEAAAKSPWYEWVGTDGAVIGMDTFGASAPASVLFEKFGFSVQNVSKVVKSIL; from the coding sequence TGGCAGGACTACCTGCGCTTCAACCCCGTTCACCCGGAATGGCCCGGCCGCGACCGCTTCGTGCTGTCCGCCGGGCACGCCAGCATGCTCATCTACAGCCTGCTGCACCTCACCGGCTACGACCTCTCGCTGGACGAACTGAAGAACTTCCGTCAGTGGGGCAGCAAGACCCCCGGCCACCCCGAGTTCTTCCACACCCCCGGCCTGGACGCCACCACCGGCCCCCTCGGCCAGGGCGCCGCGATGACGGTCGGCATGGCGATGGCCGAGGCGCACCTCGCCGCGCGCTACAACCGCCCCGAGTTCCCCATCTTCGACAACCACACCTACGCCATCCTGGGCGACGGTGACCTGCAGGAAGGCGTGAACCACGAGGCCGCCGCGTTGGCCGGGCACCTGCGCCTGAACAAACTGATCTGGCTGCACGACGACAACCAGGTGCAGCTCGACACCGCCACCTTCAAGGCCGAGAGCGACGACGTGGCTGCCCGCTACGTCGCCTACGGCTGGAACGTCCTGAAGGTCGCCGACGGCAACGATCTGGACCAGATCCGCGCCGCCGTGAAGGAAGCGCAGACCAGTGACCGCCCCACCCTGATCCAGGTCCGCACCGTGATCGGCTTCGGCAGCCCCCGCGCGGGCACCAGCAAGGCCCATGGCGAACCCCTGGGCGCCGAGGGTGTGGCGGAAACCAAGGCCGCACTCGGCTGGGACTACCCCGCCTTCACCGTGCCTGACGAGGTCAAGGCCCACATGGACGCCCGTGAACGCGGCGCGAAACTGGAAGCCGAGTGGAACGACCTGATGGACGGCTACCGCGCCGCGCACCCCGAACTGGCCGCCGAAGTCGACGCCATGCTCAAGCGCGAACTGCCCGCGAACCTCGCCGACGCGCTCCCCAGCTACGAGGTGGGCGGCAAGGGCGTCGCCACCCGCAACGCCAGCGGTGAAGTCATCAACGCCCTGGCGAAGGTCCTCCCCGGCCTGATGGGCGGATCGGCCGACCTGAGCGGCAGCACGAAGACCACCATCAAGGACGGCGGCGAGATGCAGAGCGGCAGCATGGCCGGACGCAACGTCCTGTTCGGCGTGCGTGAATTCGGTATGGCCGCCGCCGCGAACGGCCTGAGCCTCTACGGCGGCCTGCACCCCATGGTCGGCACGTTCCTGGTGTTCGCGGACTACCTCAAGCCCGCCTTCCGCCTCAGCGCCATCCAGATGCAGCCCGTCACGTACGTCCTCACGCACGACAGCATCGGCCTGGGCGAGGACGGCCCCACCCACCAGCCCATCGAGCAGATCGCCATGCTCCGCGCCGTCCCCGGCGCCCACGTCATCCGCCCCGCCGACGCCAACGAAACCGCCGCCGCGTGGCAGATGGCCCTCGAATACGACAAGGGCCCCACCGCCCTGGCCCTCACCCGCCAGGACCTCCCGATCCTGCCCCGCAACCACGCGGGCGTGAAGAAGGGCGCCTACGTCGTCCGCGACGCAGACGGCGCGCAGGTCATCCTGATCGCCTCCGGCAGCGAGGTCAGCCTCGCCCTCGACTCCGCCGAGGCCCTGGCCGCCGAGGGCATCCAGGCGCGCGTCGTCAGCATGCCCTGCATGGAAGTCTTCCGCACCCAGGACCGCAGCTACCGCGACAGCGTCCTCACCCCCGGCGTCAAACGCGTCGCCATCGAGGCCGCCGCCAAGAGCCCCTGGTACGAATGGGTCGGCACCGACGGCGCCGTCATCGGCATGGACACCTTCGGCGCCAGCGCGCCCGCCAGCGTCCTGTTCGAGAAGTTCGGCTTCAGCGTCCAGAACGTCAGCAAGGTCGTCAAGAGCATCCTGTAA
- a CDS encoding metallophosphoesterase, whose amino-acid sequence MRKFLAFGDVHADFDLLWTALRAASCATPDGLPTPPVQAGLFQVVLIGDLVHPKNDRDYARLTGLPRFDHKNPDHLFLAAREQIRHLERLKAYQDAAPHAVHIILGNHDDAVLNTSYVLGTSGGMVHVEFDPDHGGLILPDHLAAWMRSFPREIRVGTVQFAHVSPLPAHAHYDDLFYADHAPKRWFRESPEYVRMAGLDYGVYGHTQIDGGIHLDEDHHLAMIDALHAREYLELLLDPGQEHPVRNVRAVPF is encoded by the coding sequence ATGCGTAAATTCCTCGCTTTCGGAGACGTCCACGCCGACTTCGACCTCCTGTGGACCGCGCTGCGCGCCGCCAGCTGCGCCACGCCCGACGGCCTGCCCACCCCGCCCGTGCAGGCCGGACTGTTCCAGGTCGTCCTGATCGGCGACCTCGTCCACCCCAAGAACGACCGCGACTACGCCCGCCTCACCGGCCTGCCCCGCTTCGACCACAAGAACCCGGACCACCTGTTCCTCGCCGCGCGCGAACAGATCCGCCACCTGGAACGACTCAAGGCGTACCAGGACGCCGCGCCGCACGCCGTGCACATCATCCTCGGCAACCACGACGACGCCGTCCTGAACACCAGCTACGTCCTGGGCACCAGCGGCGGCATGGTCCACGTGGAATTCGACCCGGACCACGGCGGCCTGATCCTCCCCGACCACCTCGCCGCGTGGATGCGCAGCTTCCCGCGCGAGATCCGCGTCGGCACCGTCCAGTTCGCGCACGTCTCCCCGCTGCCCGCCCACGCGCACTACGACGACCTGTTCTACGCCGACCACGCCCCCAAACGCTGGTTCCGCGAATCCCCCGAGTACGTCCGCATGGCCGGACTCGACTACGGCGTGTACGGCCACACCCAGATCGACGGCGGCATCCACCTCGACGAGGACCACCACCTCGCCATGATCGACGCGCTGCACGCCCGCGAGTACCTGGAACTGCTGCTCGACCCCGGCCAGGAACACCCCGTCCGGAACGTTCGCGCCGTCCCCTTCTGA
- a CDS encoding penicillin acylase family protein: MNKGTAGPLRRKGSWGRRVATGTLGALLLLGAAGGGAYAWLRLSSEPQRAGNVDLPGLGGTVQVTRDAWGVPHIRAQTDEDAVFALGFVHWQDRAWQMDFQRRVAQGRLAEVLGEAALPQDKFLRTWGFQRAAQSALPALDARSRRLIAAYTAGVNAAQGRGKTALEFRILGYTPEPWQDVDTVSWSKLMAFDLGGNYDDEVLNAHVARRLGTGGLDQVTAPYPAGAPTILSADEVGEENAAPRGGTTSASPSLPEATVTALRAHLRAAEALGMQQVPGKGSNDWVIAGSRTTTGKPILADDPHLALTAPMLWYLADVQGRDLKAIGASIPGLPAIVIGRNERVAWGVTNMNPDVQDLYVEPEDAKLTSRPEVIKVKGKEDVTITVRESAHGPVISDNGGGGLNFADAGPRVALKWTALQPGDTTMDAFLGLNYAQNWPDFTQALSRYVGPSQNFVYADVDGNTGYYAPGRVPIREGWDGSVPVPGDGSREWRGYVPFEALPHTFNPADGLVVTANNKVVPDGYPYLLGNARNWAEPYRARRITDLLTATPKLSVADVQRTQLDTRSLVWEDFRPILLATKPGSDRARQALGTLQGWDGSMTTGSQGALLFEAWLMQLQEMARDELNDATTMNSLSVLNQLRGGGELCARGGQGDCAALLTRTLDAALGDLQARLGDDMTGWTYGKLHQVASNHRAFGKVGALAWLFNHHAPTPGGTNTVNVARPEHGTFSQTHGASYRQIVDLSDPDRSLYIGSLGQAGSPLAPHATDQMNRWIDGQYLPMSTRAADWGNTQTLTLHPAGQ, translated from the coding sequence GGGTGGGACTGTGCAGGTCACGCGCGACGCGTGGGGGGTGCCGCACATCCGCGCGCAGACGGACGAGGACGCGGTGTTCGCGCTGGGCTTCGTGCACTGGCAGGACCGCGCGTGGCAGATGGATTTCCAGCGCCGCGTGGCGCAGGGCCGACTGGCGGAGGTGCTGGGCGAGGCCGCGCTGCCGCAGGACAAATTCCTGCGCACCTGGGGCTTCCAGCGGGCCGCGCAGAGTGCCCTGCCCGCCCTGGACGCGCGGTCGCGCCGCCTGATCGCGGCGTACACGGCGGGTGTGAACGCCGCGCAGGGACGCGGGAAGACCGCGCTGGAATTCCGGATCCTGGGCTACACGCCGGAGCCCTGGCAGGACGTGGACACGGTGTCCTGGAGCAAGCTGATGGCCTTCGATCTGGGCGGCAACTACGACGACGAGGTGCTGAACGCGCACGTCGCGCGGCGACTGGGGACGGGCGGCCTGGATCAGGTCACCGCGCCGTACCCGGCGGGTGCTCCCACGATCCTCAGCGCGGACGAGGTGGGCGAGGAGAACGCCGCGCCGCGGGGCGGCACCACCTCGGCCTCACCCAGCCTGCCGGAGGCGACGGTCACGGCGCTGCGGGCGCACCTGCGGGCCGCCGAGGCACTGGGCATGCAGCAGGTTCCCGGGAAGGGCAGCAACGACTGGGTGATCGCCGGATCGCGCACCACGACCGGGAAACCCATCCTGGCGGACGACCCGCACCTCGCGCTGACCGCGCCGATGCTGTGGTACCTCGCGGACGTGCAGGGCAGGGACCTGAAGGCCATCGGGGCGAGCATCCCGGGCCTCCCGGCCATCGTGATCGGCCGCAACGAACGGGTCGCGTGGGGCGTGACGAACATGAACCCCGACGTGCAGGACCTGTACGTGGAACCCGAGGACGCGAAGCTCACCAGCCGACCGGAGGTGATCAAGGTCAAGGGCAAAGAGGACGTGACCATCACCGTCCGCGAGAGCGCGCACGGCCCGGTCATCAGCGACAACGGGGGCGGCGGCCTGAACTTCGCGGACGCCGGGCCGCGCGTGGCGCTGAAGTGGACGGCACTACAACCGGGCGACACCACCATGGACGCCTTCCTGGGCCTGAACTACGCGCAGAACTGGCCGGACTTCACGCAGGCGCTCTCACGGTACGTGGGGCCCAGCCAGAACTTCGTGTACGCCGACGTGGACGGCAACACCGGGTACTACGCGCCGGGCCGCGTGCCCATCCGCGAGGGCTGGGACGGCAGCGTGCCCGTCCCCGGCGACGGCAGCCGCGAGTGGCGCGGATACGTTCCCTTCGAGGCGCTGCCCCACACCTTCAACCCCGCCGACGGTCTGGTCGTCACCGCGAACAACAAGGTCGTCCCCGACGGGTACCCGTACCTGCTGGGCAACGCCCGCAACTGGGCCGAACCGTACCGCGCGCGGCGCATCACGGACCTGCTGACCGCCACCCCGAAACTGAGCGTGGCGGACGTGCAGCGCACCCAGCTCGACACCCGAAGCCTCGTCTGGGAGGACTTCCGGCCCATCCTGCTGGCCACGAAGCCCGGCAGTGACCGCGCCCGGCAGGCGCTGGGCACCCTGCAGGGCTGGGACGGCAGCATGACCACCGGCAGCCAGGGCGCCCTGCTGTTCGAGGCGTGGCTGATGCAGCTGCAGGAGATGGCCCGCGACGAACTGAACGACGCGACCACCATGAACAGCCTGTCCGTCCTGAACCAGCTGCGCGGCGGTGGGGAACTGTGCGCGCGGGGCGGCCAGGGGGACTGCGCGGCCCTGCTGACCCGCACGCTGGACGCCGCCCTGGGTGACCTGCAGGCCCGCCTGGGGGACGACATGACCGGCTGGACGTACGGGAAGCTGCATCAGGTCGCCAGCAACCACCGCGCGTTCGGGAAGGTGGGCGCCCTGGCGTGGCTGTTCAACCACCACGCGCCCACCCCCGGCGGGACGAACACCGTGAACGTCGCCCGGCCCGAACACGGCACCTTCTCGCAGACGCACGGCGCCAGCTACCGCCAGATCGTGGACCTCAGCGACCCCGACCGCAGCCTGTACATCGGCAGCCTGGGGCAGGCGGGCAGTCCCCTGGCCCCGCACGCGACCGACCAGATGAACCGCTGGATCGACGGGCAGTACCTGCCCATGAGCACCAGGGCCGCCGACTGGGGAAACACGCAGACCCTCACCCTCCACCCGGCCGGGCAGTAG
- a CDS encoding 7-carboxy-7-deazaguanine synthase QueE, producing the protein MKYPVYERFYTWQGEGVHLGRAAYFIRLYGCPQACPWCDSAGTWHREYRPDGVTLMSEGELADVVRAESPDGAVVVITGGEPILFDLAPLTEALHALGRRVHIETSGIAPLRGALDWVTLSPKPFGQPPLPGVVAVADEVKIIVHEPGDIQAGLDTLTGLREDAVIWLHPEWSKARERDLTVLNAITQAVKENPRLRAGYQMHKLYRADDLDAHSDKRLIPLGGNAALGY; encoded by the coding sequence GTGAAGTACCCAGTCTATGAGCGGTTCTACACCTGGCAGGGCGAGGGGGTGCACCTGGGCCGCGCGGCGTACTTCATCCGCCTGTACGGTTGCCCCCAGGCCTGCCCCTGGTGCGACAGCGCCGGAACGTGGCACCGGGAGTACCGCCCGGACGGCGTGACCCTGATGAGCGAAGGCGAACTGGCCGACGTGGTGCGGGCCGAGAGTCCGGACGGCGCGGTCGTGGTGATCACGGGGGGCGAGCCGATCCTGTTCGACCTCGCGCCCCTGACGGAGGCCCTGCACGCCCTGGGTCGCCGCGTCCACATCGAGACGAGCGGCATCGCGCCCCTGCGCGGCGCGCTGGACTGGGTGACGCTGTCCCCGAAACCCTTCGGGCAGCCCCCGCTGCCGGGCGTCGTGGCGGTCGCGGACGAGGTGAAGATCATCGTCCACGAACCGGGCGACATTCAGGCCGGACTGGACACCCTGACCGGCCTGAGGGAGGACGCGGTGATCTGGCTGCACCCCGAGTGGAGCAAGGCCCGCGAACGGGACCTGACCGTCCTGAACGCGATCACGCAGGCGGTGAAGGAGAACCCGCGCCTGCGGGCCGGGTACCAGATGCACAAGCTGTACCGCGCCGACGACCTCGACGCGCACAGCGACAAACGCCTGATCCCCCTCGGCGGAAACGCGGCACTCGGGTACTGA
- a CDS encoding single-stranded DNA-binding protein, with amino-acid sequence MAEPHRVRDALRASMTAWATLTVRDDQARVTLAPDLDVLAPQLDAIDPGWSLTWACDHPAPPIVRARLSVLGATREGLATAHTLQDAKLAALADLARAYGVTPTSDPVWVEYDPEDGANTSELETDTPTPPPAAERPLPPQPPRDPQMEKARRHIEDLLEQLKVAGRGGEAARILMRGYGETLEESRAIYKDLHALLKG; translated from the coding sequence ATGGCCGAACCTCACCGCGTGCGCGACGCCCTGCGCGCCAGCATGACCGCCTGGGCCACCCTGACCGTCCGGGACGACCAGGCCCGCGTGACCCTCGCCCCCGACCTCGACGTGCTCGCCCCGCAGCTCGACGCGATCGACCCCGGCTGGAGCCTGACCTGGGCGTGCGACCACCCCGCGCCGCCCATCGTCCGTGCCCGCCTGAGCGTCCTCGGCGCCACCCGTGAGGGCCTCGCCACCGCGCACACCCTTCAGGACGCCAAACTGGCCGCCCTGGCCGACCTCGCCCGTGCGTACGGCGTGACGCCCACCAGCGACCCGGTCTGGGTCGAGTACGACCCGGAGGACGGCGCGAACACCAGCGAACTGGAAACCGACACGCCCACCCCACCGCCCGCCGCCGAACGTCCCCTCCCACCGCAACCGCCCCGCGACCCGCAGATGGAAAAAGCCCGGCGGCACATCGAGGACCTGCTGGAGCAGCTGAAAGTCGCCGGGCGCGGCGGGGAAGCCGCCCGCATCCTCATGCGCGGCTACGGCGAGACGCTGGAAGAAAGCCGCGCCATCTACAAGGACCTCCACGCCCTCCTGAAAGGCTGA
- the queF gene encoding preQ(1) synthase yields MTNVTAGADCGPQNPGFDRRYDVQGLDAIDVAVLGTFPHIREDDPVRYPGEPMQIEIVTDEFSPVCPWSGLPDFGRLEIRYLPREACVELKSLKYYLTSYRFVGIYHEHATRRVLADLVNLLNPLSMEIRCDYGMRGGLNTICTVKYVAPDHQGA; encoded by the coding sequence ATGACGAACGTGACTGCCGGGGCCGACTGCGGACCCCAGAACCCTGGTTTTGACCGCCGCTACGACGTGCAGGGCCTCGACGCCATCGACGTGGCGGTGCTGGGTACCTTCCCGCACATCCGCGAGGACGACCCGGTCCGCTACCCGGGCGAGCCGATGCAGATCGAGATCGTGACGGACGAGTTCAGCCCGGTGTGCCCCTGGAGTGGCCTGCCGGACTTCGGCCGCCTGGAGATCCGGTACCTGCCGCGCGAGGCGTGCGTGGAACTCAAGAGCCTGAAGTACTACCTGACCAGCTACCGGTTCGTGGGCATCTACCACGAGCACGCGACCCGGCGGGTGCTGGCGGATCTGGTGAATCTGCTCAATCCCCTGAGCATGGAGATCCGCTGCGATTACGGCATGCGTGGGGGTCTGAACACGATCTGCACCGTGAAGTACGTCGCGCCCGACCACCAGGGGGCGTAA
- a CDS encoding DUF6508 domain-containing protein, whose translation MPPQFTPEALRAVAAFLPVMADPAFRFTDGQPPAVVLPDGGIQMRGYAYDPQVARLLRTLDEFGWVHGDERFQWPQWAQSPEARALRDDPAVLARATPTQLARLLTIFARQERFSDGSRLGFWESGLLLGILRRAAALAQAAG comes from the coding sequence ATGCCGCCACAGTTCACGCCTGAAGCCCTGCGCGCCGTCGCGGCGTTCCTGCCCGTCATGGCGGACCCGGCGTTCCGCTTCACGGACGGCCAGCCGCCTGCCGTGGTCCTGCCGGACGGCGGCATTCAGATGCGCGGGTACGCGTACGACCCACAGGTGGCGCGGCTGCTGCGCACGCTGGACGAGTTCGGGTGGGTGCATGGGGACGAGCGGTTTCAGTGGCCACAGTGGGCGCAGTCGCCCGAGGCACGCGCCCTGCGGGACGACCCGGCGGTGCTGGCCCGCGCGACCCCCACGCAGCTGGCGCGGCTGCTGACGATCTTCGCGCGGCAGGAGCGGTTCAGTGACGGCTCGCGCCTGGGCTTCTGGGAGTCCGGGCTGCTGCTGGGCATCCTGCGCCGCGCCGCGGCACTGGCGCAGGCGGCGGGCTGA
- a CDS encoding 6-carboxytetrahydropterin synthase yields the protein MPWKLTSEFTFDSAHVITGYDGPCGRLHGHTYRVRMELTSDRLRPSAHVKRAIMVADFKTLKWAKKDVDAGGLDHAYLNDLPDLGDDTTAEVIAAYIHRKTMDRVRADLPEDDDGADLRLHVTLWETPDSSCEYWE from the coding sequence ATGCCGTGGAAACTGACGTCGGAATTCACGTTCGATTCGGCGCACGTGATCACCGGCTACGACGGCCCCTGCGGCCGCCTGCACGGGCACACGTACCGCGTGCGGATGGAACTCACCAGTGACCGCCTCCGGCCCAGTGCGCATGTCAAGCGCGCCATCATGGTCGCGGACTTCAAGACCCTCAAATGGGCCAAGAAGGACGTCGACGCCGGCGGCCTGGACCACGCGTACCTGAACGACCTCCCCGACCTGGGCGACGACACCACCGCCGAGGTCATCGCCGCGTACATCCACCGCAAGACCATGGACCGCGTGCGCGCCGACCTGCCCGAGGACGACGACGGCGCGGACCTGCGCCTGCACGTGACCCTGTGGGAGACGCCGGACAGCAGTTGCGAGTACTGGGAGTAA